Genomic window (Alligator mississippiensis isolate rAllMis1 chromosome 4, rAllMis1, whole genome shotgun sequence):
ATGGATTTATGAAGAGTGATCAACAACACCGTCACATACTTTGGCTCATTACAGGAGATTTACAGCTTCCTCCAACTTGAGTGGGCCATGGTCCAGCTGAGCATGGACCAACAGGGGCATTACGTGAATAAAAATCCTTCCTGCCTGGCTTCCAAAACAAATGGGATTTGAATGGCCACAAAGTTATCAAAGTGCTGAGAGCCCTAATGCTTCATGCTGATCAATCGATTGGTCTCCCCGTAGGGAACATAAACAAATTGCTTTGCAATTACTGGTCTCTAATGCTGTATATCTGGGTTAAATGAGCCTTTCCACAGATCTGGATCAAGAGCCTGTTGCTGTCATTACTGTTACCAATTTTTGCTTGAAGGTCCCTTGCAGTATTTAGCTGCCACTGAAGAGTAAACCAGAGAGTTTTGGCTTTTTACTTCCTCATTCGCAGGACAGAAGTGTCATTCTGGGCCTGTACTGACCCTGCCTGCAAAGTTTGCAGAAATCTATGATCTTGGGAGCTTTCAGCCTGGTCAAAACTAACCGTACTCAACATTGCTAGGACAGTCTTAGTTACAGAGAGCTCGGAAGGGGCACAGCAATCAGCTCCAGTATCTTTCAACCTTATTCCACAGCTGACTGTCTTCTTGCAATAAGAACTGCTGTCCCTTGCCCTTCATCCCTCTTTATTCCCCGCATCAGTTCAAAACCCCCAGCTCACAAACCCAGGAGTTACTCTGTACCCTACAGATCCCTGATGAAATGTTAGCAGAGAGGTGTGTAAGTGGCTCCCTCTTGTGTTTGAACAGCTGCAAAGCAAGCCACAAATTAAGCCATGTGCCCTCTGAGTACTACTGCAATCACCtttcccttcctgatctgccattCTGCTTTATCACCTCTGCCCCGTGCTCCTAGcaccaatctgctgctttgcttttgctCCTTCTCTGATCTTCCACGTGCCCCACACAAAGGCACTGGCCATCTCATTTGTGGCACTTGTGCCACAAGCTGGACACCCTGATCTAACCAGGGGTCTTGAGCTCACCTCATGCCCAGGGCTGGGTCCCCACCACAGGGATCCAGCTTGAAGTGTGCGGTGACAGCTCTGGCTCCTGTCAGGGGCacgtggcaacagcagcagctccacatggcagcagtggcagctctggctcctgccacGTGCCTGATCCAGACCTGCCACCACATGCCttgtgctgtggcagcagctccatcctctgcaaGGGGTACAGGGCACGGGATGGTCCAGCACAGGGTAGCAGACAGGCCAGCAACCGAGGAGGTAGGACTGCATGATGGTGACCAGCAAAGTGGCTAGAGGGTGACTGGGGCCCAAAACACTCAGACTAGTACCTTGGAAACTAGGACAACAGATTTTGTGAGAACTAAACAAACACAGGTATGCTGAAAATCACTCTCAGACACTTCcagaaaattcatttaaaaacctGCGGtgcttatttttaattattttaattgggCTGATGCCCCTTACATGTACATGTGTACAGGAGGATGGTCCAGAAATGCTTCTCACAGAAAGATTTCTTTCCTTCTTGCTCCTTCACCTTCAAAATATTAGGGCACATCAAATCTGCTCTCCACCAAGTTTGCTGGGGGCTCTTTTGGATGTCAGAAGGCTATTTATTCAGAGCTTGCTATTCACTGAAGGGTGTCAAACCACAAACAACATGTATTTGTTAttccagaggcaaggatttcttagggtgatatttatgatatcttttattggaccaactgcatatttAAGATGGAGTTAAACTGTTAGatgcttttgaatacaagacctgatgtcttgcatttgaaggCTTGTCTAATACTATTCCAACTGtgtatttggtccaataaaagatattctaagaaatccttgcccctcacaattcctgggccatcatggctacacTATGGACACTTTTACACCTACTCCAGAGGtagtggtggggggtggcactttaagcagagcagctcagagagccactctaattaaagtgctgccgtGTTTCCTGTATCAGTgcccccacgcttaaaaatggtggtgggagtgcttgaactaaagcttgttcgacgaactttagttcaaacacccctgctgccatttttaagcacaggaatgctgatacatgagacacaggagactGATGGAGTGcggcaattgccacgctccagcagactcaatcaagtctgctccaacactgcgcagcctccatgctcatgtatagatgccctataACACCACTGTAATTGTGCTATTCCACAAATTCATTAGGTGTTAAAGATTGGCATAATGGTTCTAACAgtaatcaatggcaaaactcccattgacttcagtgaagccaggatttcacttAGAACTTTAAACTAACTTAAAACTCACTTCTCTTCCAGCATGGATTTCTATGGTAAAAATAAAGCTGAGAGAACAGGAAAGTAAGACCTCAATAAAAACCTTCTAGACCAGGGTTTAGCAATCTTTTAGGAGTTGCAGGTAAGATCAGTCCAGCTTCCTTCTAAGGTAGGGTGCCATTTGTGATccagccaccactgctttccccccGCACTGAACTGTTGCTGTCACTCTTCGACCTGGCCACtacttcccctgctgccaaattgccACTTATGTCCCAGCTTCACTGGCTGGATGGAATCACTTGGTGGGTGGGATACAGCCTGCTGGCTCTTGTTTCAGACCTTCTTCACACTGCCAAACGAGACACATTAAAATAGAACCCAGCCCAGTTATTTGTCCCCCTGCTTTAGAGATTAGCATTCATGAGCGCTGAACTGATGTGCGTGTCACGCAATGTTTTGCGAGCACTGTCATAGGCAGTGCAAGTCACATATTTGCTGTAGGGAACATTCCCAGCCCAGCGAGAATTGATTTCACGCACTTGTGGTCATGCTTTCAGTGTGTGGAATGTCCCATTTTCCAGCTCTTTCAAACTAGACACAGGAAAACTGCAAGAGAAATCCCTGGATAATTGCTCCCAGATTTAATTTGTTAGCGAATTGGACACAAACACCAAGCCCTAACAGTCTTGTTGCATAGCTGTCTCCATCCTTAATGAGCAGGGAAACTAAGGGAAAGGGGAAATAGCTATTAAAAAAATTGACCAAGCACACAGAGACAGAGCAGAAGAGAGAATCCAGTAGCACTGGCACTGTGCTTAATattcccccccacactcctagcTGCAGGATACAATGAGGTGACAGCACAATATAGATTCTAAGAAAGGAAAATGCAATATTTGATTTAAATGTGGCAAAGTTGCCCTAAGACAGGCTGACAAAGcctttaatttccttttatgtatatatttatttgatttatatgctacCCTTCCCAAAGGCAGCTTAGGGCAGCTTACAAAAGAGAGCAGAACAACTTATCAACCAAGCGAACAAGAGAAACCAAAACAGGAGAAACAAAATAATATTCTATTGAGTTTATAAGTTAAGATAAACTAATGTAGGGAAGGCCCCTAAACAATATCTCATCTTAACCTTGTCTGGTAGATGCCTGCCCCAACAGAAAAGTCTTATAGCCCTTCCTAAAGATGTCCATGCTCAGGTTCTGGATGGCCTCAAGGGGGAAAGAGTGCCAGAGCTGAGCGGGGATTACTAAGAATGACCTCCCATGTGTTGTTGCTTGGTTTATGAATGGTATTTGAAGGGTGCTCTCAGTTGACCTTAGGGATCACAATGCCGCATAAGGGAGAAGGCAATcatagagagcagggctggaagggagctccagaggtcatctagtccaaccccttgcctgaggcagaatcatccctatccaagccgtCCTACACAAATCCAGTtttaacctcttagcaaaactatacagtcaaccctgacacaacataagaCACAATACCCtaatttgccacaggtaaaggaaCACCCTGCTGCTGTGAAGGTTGTTaacatacactcaagagatcccaggaaaagGGTCATGCCCTCCTGCTATAGAGAAAAGCAAAAACTGCCAGTTCGTACCAATATGACCATGCGGtaaaaactccttcctgaccctaaacatagtgatcagtctgaccctaacTAGACAGGTGAGACCCTTAAGCCAAGAACCTCTGgattaagtcccagcaggagcattggcagatGCCAGTCAGTAAACCCAGCGTTAACGCCCAATGACTGTGGAacgcttaaaaagaaaaaaacaactttcatGAATGTGGCAGCAAGGGTGAGGAATTTGAGGAGGGTGGGGACTTCCCTCCCAGCctcatgcagcaaccagcaaagcccagaagtgtGGGAAATACTCATAGTGAACATAGGGATAGCTATATGCAGATCACCCCCCACCAGTGGTGGTCCCTTAGGCATGTCAGGCCCGAGTCATTTAGAGCCTTATAGGTCAAAACTAGCACCTTGAATTGTGCTCTGAAAGCTACTCAGAGCCAGTGCAGCTGACTACAGCGCACTGGTAACCTATCCTTTTCAAAAGGCATGTTGCTGTGTTCTGCATCAGCCGCAGCCTCTGGATGGTCTTCAAGGGCAGCCTTAAGTGCAGTGCATTGCAGAAGTCCAGCCTCAAGGTTCAGAGATATAGATGATGGTAGCAggatctgaatctgaaaagaaGGCTCACAGCTTTCTCACCAGATGGAGCTAGTGACAAGTACccctcacctccacccccacctgagtATCCAGGTGGAGCAGAGGATTCCTGAGCATTTCAAGGCTGTGAACATGAGTGACAAGCAGTTGAACCCCATTGATGGTAGGTATCCCATTCACTCCTCCAGTCCTGTGAACAGCTCACCACCAGCAAACAGGAGTTCACTCTGTATTCAGCTTCAGCTGGTTCACCTGCATCCAATCCCTAACTGCAGCTAGGCACCAGGAAAGACAGAGCAAAACAGAGACTGCAGGGCTCAGGTCAGATAAGAGATCTgggtgtcatcagcatactgatggTACTTCACTCCAAATCTCTGCATGATTTCACCTGGCAGCCTTACATGCACTTTGAACAGGTTGGGTGACAAGATGGAGCCCTGGGGAACTGCACAGGAGGTCTTGAGAGGATGATGAGCTCTGATCCATAACCACCCCCTGGCTCCTCCCTTCTAGGTAAAAGCAGAACCAATTTAGGCacacaaggttttttgggtaaatccaatatcttctattagaccaactcaatttAGAGTCTTGCAAATCCCCACCAGGTCATGTAATCCCTTCATTAGTGCCCCATGATCAACTGTACCAAAGATCACTTCAAGTTCTAACAAGGTCAACATGGCACAATTTCCCATGATCTCCAAGTGGAAATATGGCTTTGGTTGACAGTCGCTGTGCTACATCCAGGGCAAAAGCCAGACTGACAAGTGGACAGAATTCTGTGCCTGGAGCAATTGGGCAACCATCCATTCAATGACTTTGTTAGAGACAGGGTGATggctggctagggaattggcaTCAAACAATGGTTTCTTGAGGGGACTGAACAACTTAAGAatgtctaaccccctgccctcctgaaGGAAGACATTGACAACCCCTGCCAGCAGTGGTCCCGGTCTCCCTCAAATGGCTTTTACAGTTTGTTCACAGCTAGTTGCCTGCAACCCCCTGAGCACATACATCCTCTTGGTCAGTGTAAGGAAGGAAAACAGATCCCTATAAACCAGACAAGACAGCTCTCTCCAACTCTGATCCTGAAGCAAATGGTGCTCCAAGTTGCATCACTTACCTGGCAGGAGAGATACCATGATGATGGTTTCAGTCCAGGTGGTTTTACTGACCTGGCAGGGGGGATACCCTTCTTCTTGGTCTTCAATGACTTGGTGTAGTTGAGAGTGGAGACCTGTCCATGGGACTGCAGGCAGCCCGAGAATCTACTAACAGCTCCCAGTGGAAGGATCTCGACTGCAGTTTAATGGTAACAGGGGATTGCTCTTGGACTTTCCTTTAAGTTTGCTCCTTCAGCCTTCTggctaggggcaagtgagactagAGAGCATCTGAACTCCAGGGTCTCTGGGCTTGCGGTTTGCAcacaggatgcctgccatggatttgggaaggCTGAGGAGTCTGGAAGGGAGGATGCTTGCCAGTACAGATTTGAGTAATTGAGCTTGGTTCAGTTTATAGAATTTGGAACTAAatttggctgatgtggcccaAGGCACAAAATTTAACCCCCCCCAAACCTGCATCAAATATAGGACTTTTTGACCACACAGTGGATGATAACTCATCATGGCAAGCCACAAAAAACTCAAGTTCAGGACAGAGGCAGCCTAGATTAACCAGGCCACTCACCCTCCAGAAAACTCTTTTGTCCTCTGACAGCTTGCTAGGCAATCTGTTATTTTATAGAATCAAAAAGAAAGAGCAAGCAAAGCAGGCAGCCCTCAGCCAAATAAGAACAGAACCTTCCTCTGGCCAACCAGCACCCTGTACGGGACCATATACACTGCTTGGATACCAAGGGACTGGGAGGCCTTGCTTTCCCAGTCCAACTGATGGATCATCAATACTATTTCAGCTGACTAATAAAACAGGTGTTTTGAAAATAGCTCTTATCAAAAGGGTGGGGCAACAACAGATCTCAAGAAGCCCTGGCCTGTATCAGAGATGCTCAAACTAGTGCTGTGGTAGGAGTAACCCTTGTAATAAATAGGAGATTTGGGATATAGCATTAGGAAAGGTGCACTCCCAGCCAAAGGCTTAGCATGTCCTGGGGTCCACACAACTATTCCACTAAAGGACAGCTGTCTAATAGCCCCATATGTGTGAGCACTTCTTGCCAGTTCAGACTCTTTGCTTGATCTTTAAATCCAGCTAGAGGACCTCTTCCTTCTGTTGCATTACCTTAAAGCACATTGTCACTATCATGGCTTCTGCACCAAATTGCTTTCATGGATAGAGGCAGCTGACTTCAGGCATTTAGTCTCCTAGCTCCTCAACCCTCCAGATTTTTAGCAGtatcagcccctgcccccattaGTCCAATAACATTTATATTCACAGCTCTTTTAGGAACAAGCTTTGTGCTGAATCACTTGCTTTTGCAATGcatttccaaactgctttaattGCAGCAAATTATTTCTTAGCAAGGTCTCTCAGGAGAGTTAACAGGGGTAGTGTCATAAACCAGGCAAAGGCTCCATCAGGACTTTAAAGggatcccattacctggattagtttttgatAGACCTTTGTTCCCACCCTCTCCCTTGCCAACTTTTGCATTTGAATCACCTACTCCTCTGTAGCCCCCTGCTCTACGCtgttttcacagcatctgatgaagtgagctcagatTCACAAAAGCCTGTTATGCATCTTCATTTAGAGATTTTAAGGTGCATACCTACTCTGTCTTCTGCCAAACACAAGTTGTTTCCATGGCAAAAGTTGTTTCATCTACCTGGCAACTGACAACTAGCCCACGGACCAGTTTAAGCATCACTGTTGGGCAACTTAAAGCAAAAATGCTAAAAGCCCAATATAGTGCCTGTGAAAAAAGCAGTACAACACAAGGGAGAGTGGAAGTACAACTTCTCATTGAGGGTGGGATCTGCTATTTTAGCAGGGGAATTTGCATATGGCCAAGTGAATACTCATAGCTTTGTTTACTGTTTCAAGctgacaaaagggaagaggaaacATTATTGTGCTAGGTTTGCATTTTGCCATCCTGTTCAGCTAGCAGCGTTCATATTATGCAACAACAACAGGCTACAGCAAGCCTGGGATCTTCTCAAGTCTTTGGTTCAAAACTCTATTAGATTAGAAGTTGTACTAACACGTAGTTTCCTTGTCCTGTCTGGTTATATTGTATTTAGTCAATTATTACAAGGACTGTGAACATAAGGCTTAGTTGAGCAAGGGACTTCCATTTATTACTGCGAGACCCAGCAACGAAGTTTTGCTTGATACCTAACAAAAACTGTAGGAGCGATCGAACATTGCAACTAAACTCAATTAAGACAAGCAGTTTGTAGGATCATTTCCACCCCAAACACTTTCAAAGGACCCAACTGTTTTATTTAACAAGTGTGGGGGGATTAGTACATGGCAAGACAGCTTAAACCCCGTGTCTGTGGTAGCTGAAGATCTTCCGACAGCAATATGGAATTGAATCCATGGAGGCCAATGCTCTTGAaaaccatttttatttaaataagacTTTAAATACATTACATACAACATTAAAACTGAAACCAAAATTCTGTTACTTCACAGGGCATTGGGCAGCAGTGGCTAGTAACAGGTAAGCTCTGCACTATATCTACAATGACATTTGTTAACATTAATTTCAAGATTGATCCCTTGTCAAAAGTTTAATCCAAGGTTATGTTTCCATCCAGTACTTTACCCCCTGTATCTTTGGGCTTAACAATATCGGTGTCTGGCCAAACCTGAAGTCCAAACATTCCACCCTGGAGCAGTCACTCTAGTTTGCTCCAAAGGCAAATTTCTGCAGTTACTCTTCTTGGTCAGTCAAGATTCCCCAAAGCCATCTATCTCCAGAAGCAAGTACTGCCTACAGGATGCTTTCTTCCCATTCAGTGTCACAGCTCACGTTTGGTGCTTTATTCCATTTAGGACCCCTGCAGGCACCTTATTAAGTATTAATGTCCATTGAAATGGAAAGGAAGCTGGACTCAGAAGAGATTGAGGCAGTTTCTGGACAGACATATTGAGTCCCTGGACTTATCTGAAAGCATCTGGTTACTTCTAGCTCCAGGCAGGGCACTACCAAATGCCTGATTTACCTCTGTTTAAATGAGGAAATGCAAGACGAGACAGCATGGGCTCTTGTCAGTTTATTACATTGAGTTACACTAGTCCAGACTAAGATTAGAGTGGACCCAAGATTGTTACATTACACAAGCCGGCAGGTTTTAAACTTATGACAAGGGACAGAAGGGAATTTTACTCATTGCAAGGAAATCCTCTTGCACAAAGCTTCAGTAACCCACAGGCTCTTAAAACCCATGGACCTTCAGCTGGTCGTCTTTAGCCAGTCCAATCTGTGGGGTGAAAGAGAGAGGGATACACTTTTTACAACACAAGTAAAAAGAACCATTCACATCCTGGCAAATTATTCCTACTCTCTCATTACTGAAAAAGGCAAGACATCCAAGAACAGAGTAAACTAAGCTCTCAAGAACAAGGCTGTATTTGTTTTCTATGGTGACCATTTTAGCGATAAAGTATTAGAAACATGCAGGCAACTCCTCCCCTAAGTATGTAACCTTGTTCTTTGATATGAAGTAGCATCAGAGCTAACCTTAACTGGGGATTAAGCCACAGAAAAAACCTTTTTCCATCTTTTAGAGATTCTGTACCACTGTAGCCTCACTGCTTTGTTTTAAGAAAGGACCATCAACTCTGGGATCACCTTACCTCGATGAGGAACTGACATATGTTCTTGCGCTGGTCGCCTTGCAGCTGAATCACTTCTCCATACTCTGGATGTTCAATCACAGTACCATTGCAGGCAAATTTCTATGAGCAAAGACAGCACCCTTTAGTGTTggcaccataaaaaaaaaagaaaaaaagaaaaaaaaaagtgccagcaAAGTGTTGCTCAGGTGCCAGCTGGCCAACCCTCCCCCGAGGTAGGGGAGTGAAGACCCGTACAAGCAGAATAGAAGTGACCACAGCAAGTGAAGTTTTTGAACTCACACTTCCTTGGACCGGAGACCACAGCACTCACCTTCTTAAAGGCTTTCACCAGTTTCTTTTTATCGTAATCATCCGCAATGCCCTGGACAGTGGTGAGGGTCTTTCTACCGTTCCTCTGCTGGATCCTTATATGGATGTAGTCCTCAGTCCCAGCAGGAAGCAAGTCATCACCCTTACTTGCATCAGCAAAGGGGTCTGCAGGCGAGAGGCTGCGTTTAGCCAAGGGCCCGGcctggaaccccccccccccagccgcgccccgcctcgcctcgccgaAGGTGACGCGCCGCCGAGGCGGCTGCCCATTGGCCCGCAACGCGGGAGCCCCCGCCCCCTGCTGACGCAACCGAGCCCGAGAATAGTAACTGCGCCACTGCGAGGCCCCGCCCCGCCATCCCGCAGCGCCGCGCCCGGCCCCCCTCACCGAGACCCGCCGCCATCTTGCCGCCGCGCAGAGCGGGCGGGGCCCGGGTACTCACCGAAGGGTTGGAGGTTCTGGATAGCGGACATACGATACGCTTCCCTTCCCTCGGAGGAGGCAGCGGCGGGAGCGGGCGGCGGAGCGAGCCGGGCAGGAGTGGACGGTGTCGGGGGCGGCTCGAGCGGGTCGAGGAAGAAGAGGCGGACGCTCGCGCTCCGGCTGCTCGAGACGGTGTCAGGGGGGGCGGGCCCGGCGCCGCCCGCTTATATAGCCGCCCCTTGTGACGTCAGCGCGCACGGCGGGCGACGCTGGCGATTGGCCGCGGGCGGGGACACATCACGACGCAcgcgggaggggggcagggagccgcGCCCTGGCGGCCGCGGGGGAGGCTGGGCGCGTGCGCAGGGGAGGGCTCGGAGGCCCCGGGAAGTGGGGGGTGGCCTCTAGCGGGCGTAGTGGGGAAGTGTTGGAGGACGCATGCGCGCTGCCTGGGCTGGGCCGTACTAGGGGAGCGGAGAGTGGAGCCAAGAGCTCCCGGGGCCGGTGGGGTCGGACAACGCCCGGCGCCCATTGGTTTTCTCCTTCCCATAAGCTCCTGGTCTGTGGCGGTGTCCTACAGACCGCTGACTGCCTGtcaccacccctttccccaaAGCAACTTGCTTTCTTGCCACTCCTTTCTGGCCTGTATCTGGCCCCTGggtgccctgccccactggccTATCCCTGGCGCCAGCGCACTGCCTAGGCCGCCTGCCTGGTCTAAAGGCTTGTGCCTTGTCCCTCAGGCAGCCCATGCTGGAAAGAGAAAAGCTACGCTAGAGAAACACATGTCAGGCTCACTGCCTGGTGTCCATATGCCTGGCTGCAGTGTGCTAAATATGCTGACCCAACCAGGGAGGGATTTGTGGGGCTCTGAAGGTTGTGGAGGAAAGCAGGTTCGCGCAGGAGGCGCATGTTCATTGTTTGGTGGCTGCCAAAAGTGGGTGGGCTGCTTTGCAGTGACATGGTTCCTGGCCCTCAAGGGTGTACAGGTGGGAACACGACATTTACAGGGGGTTTTGTCACTCGATTGAAGCAGTTCCAGATCATCGACACATGAAAAAATTGCTCCAGTCTGCTGTGGTCACGGGAGTACCGTGCAGGGACACCCAAGCTAGCTCGATGCATGATAAGGCATCAGTCGTTTTGAGCAAACTTGTCTTGCTATGGAGGTGGATAGACGAGAAACGCAAAAGGTAAAGAGCTGTGACGCGACATCACCAGGATATGCCTTTCTTCCTGGACCTATTTGCTGTATCTGCAGTCCCACATGCAAATCTTGGATCAGCCTTCTCAGCGATCTGCAGACTTACCTATGACTTCCccatttactggaagactgtcatcctcgtatcaagggactgctgccgctgctgccagcgAGGAGACACGTGAGCTTAGATAGGAGCTCTGAGCCCAGCGTGGGCAATTTGCACAGCTTCTTCAGTTCTAAATTAGCCTGCGCTGAGCTCCACGCTACTGTAGCTACGCAGCTAGTGGTATTGGAGTGAGTCAGCTCGTGTCTCTCTACAGTGCATTGGAGTTGAAGTAGGGTTGATAAGAGGCTCCAACCCCAGCCATCTCTGGATACGGAAACAGTGCCCAGACCTGAAGTCAGTTAATTGTTCAGTGACATCAGTCTCCTTGGTATCTTAGAGCAATAGGAAAGCATGATCTTGCTCCAGGACTCAAATAGCTAAGACTTGTAAAACTATAGTGGCCAAAGGCTTTGGCAAAGGTACTCTTAAGCTATATCTGGTGGACTTCAGCTTTCCTCTGCCATATCacagaagacttttttttcccagagctGTTTTGAAGACATACAGTAGGGGAAGTGGTGGGGTCTTGACACAGAACAGAAGATTTTTAGGTTGCTGTGTAAACAACTCTTCTTATAGCACTGTCCCCAAAGGATTTtactcaggcacaggcagaacTGTTTACTTGTGAATGTACCTTTGTTACTTAAGTATCACCATGGTGACAGGTATGATATGAAATCTAACAGATGGATAGCAATTCACAGATGCAAACTCTGGTCCCTTATACTTTCTCTTCCAAAGCAACATTTTTAATGATTTTCATTAGCAGAAATTCTCCAATTACAATTTAACAGCATAACTAGTAACATTGGCTCATCTGGATTTTTTCAAAAATGCTTATAGGATATGTAGGCCTTGGTACCGGTCATTAATAGGTCTCTAGGTGATTGGGAGAGCCTCAGAGTAGGCGAAGGTGCTGCAGGAAGTGGTTTTACTGATCCACTTTGAATCCAGTCCTGCAGGGTGGCCCAGAGGTGCTGTGATGCTGAAGCACTGTCTTCTAGAGTCATAACCTAAACCTGCCCCAGAAGGGGAGTTCTCTCACTGAGCATCACACCAGCCCTGTTGTCCTCACTACATTTCAACTTGGGCAGTTAGGTTTTGCCCAGCTTACATTTCTCCTGAAA
Coding sequences:
- the EIF1 gene encoding eukaryotic translation initiation factor 1; translated protein: MSAIQNLQPFDPFADASKGDDLLPAGTEDYIHIRIQQRNGRKTLTTVQGIADDYDKKKLVKAFKKKFACNGTVIEHPEYGEVIQLQGDQRKNICQFLIEIGLAKDDQLKVHGF